A genomic window from Lycium barbarum isolate Lr01 chromosome 4, ASM1917538v2, whole genome shotgun sequence includes:
- the LOC132637417 gene encoding uncharacterized protein LOC132637417 has protein sequence MELHRRLSIVDRVAKWGIVVQQECVICDTQLEEKFDHIFFACPYSKHVWSSLLNWLGYSRTIGDWNHEIQWLIQRMGNSRPRASILGFCFAVAVYHIWAERNGRRFSHQVMSSLARLKDIYIQLHLEGQRHSKWKSHLEQLNSYPC, from the coding sequence ATGGAACTCCATAGGAGACTGTCTATTGTTGATAGAGTTGCAAAATGGGGAATAGTAGTGCAACAGGAATGTGTTATATGTGATActcaattggaggaaaagtttgaTCATATATTCTTTGCCTGCCCATACTCCAAACATGTCTGGTCCTCTTTGCTGAACTGGTTGGGTTACTCTAGGACAATAGGTGATTGGAACCATGAAATACAGTGGTTAATACAAAGGATGGGCAATAGTAGGCCCAGAGCTAGCATACTGGGATTCTGTTTTGCAGTAGCAGTCTATCATATTTGGGCTGAGCGAAATGGAAGGCGATTTTCTCACCAAGTTATGAGTAGTTTGGCACGACTGAAAGATATCTATATCCAGCTGCACCTTGAAGGTCAAAGGCACAGTAAATGGAAGAGTCACCTGGAGCAGTTAAATTCATATCCTTGTTAG